GATACCACAAGCTCCTGGTATGTtagatgatgaagaggaggagacgTGGTTGCTTCTGCGGGAGAAGGTGAGGAAGATGCAGGGCCCGTTCCTGGGCGAGGACGACCATCGCCGATAGCTCCGTACGGGTGAGGACGTCTAACGTATTTCTGAGGACCTAGTTCTTGAGCAGTTTCGAGAATCAGGTCCCATGTATATTGTCGAGCATGGTTATAGTGTGCGGGGCATCTAGAGGTGAAGCCAGACATGAGGGGCTCAATCACCTCCGCTACTAGCCAGTGTAAGTGATCAGGGAACCGGGAAAAGACCTCCTCCCATCCGGGCTGTATTATTGAGGAACCCAATTCCCAGAAATACGCGGCTCCTTCGTGTGAGACAGGAATGCTAAACACAACCTCGAACAGTTCCTTATCATCGTGTCGGGAGTAGACATCCTTCTCCTCATGGAAGGCCGAGGGCCCCTGTTGTTGCTCGTATATTCGCATTGCGTTGATCTCGAATAAGACTTTGCGAAACAGCAGTCGCTGATCAATAAAGGACGTTCGTGTAAAAGTACATATCAAGAATAGCGACATGGACGTTCGGTTTTATATTTTTGTATTCTCATTTTTAGCACTGATCTTAAACCCAAGCCTTTTCGTTTGACCCATGGTTTATGTATGAAAGTTAAAAAAACCCATAAACTTTACAATAAAGTCATTATCTCAGAATGGCCAAGCAACAAACGATACAGGAAAACTTAGAATTCGTAACTATAACCAGAGGTTGTCTGGGTAAATCTCTGCTCATAATATGGGCCAAATGCATAACAACGTATCGAGAGAAAAATCGGTATGAGAAAGATCTCATAGATTAGCGTTTGAAAAGCTCGCAAACGGTAGATGTTGTCTTAGCATCTGAATGTTTGCTGCGAGGTAGGTACTCACCAGAAGATATTCGGTCCTTCAATAGGTAGATAGCTACCCTTCATATCAGATCCCACTAGGTAGGCTCTTGTAGTGATATATTATTTAGTTAATACCCATGATACAATCTTTTAACCAGTTTCCGAAAAAATCGTTGACTGCTGTGTCGGTTATTGTTGTACAATCCAAAGGTGAGTGCCCCACCTTCACCGCTGACCGAAGCCAGGTGAGGAGGGATGCGAGACCCCACTGACGAAATGCCACCCAGTCGCAAAACCCGACCACGTCTAGCAGCTACAAGACAAGAGGTGCCtcatcttgttcttgaaAGTACAACACCGACAAGATGGCatcaaaaggaaaagaaacagagACAAGGTAAGCTCAAGGAGCAATTTATCCACCCCCGTTACAATAAAATAAGCAGAAATTGACACCAAACAGTAAAGATGCTGCACCTACCAATCCGCGGGGCATCCCCTATGCCCCGTTCGTGGATAAGGTCGAGGACTATGTCACCACCCGAGACGATGTCGAGCCTACTCTGCGCAGCTTTCAAGAAATGATATCGTGAGTTACCATCCGACCTTGGAGACAACATACACCCTGGCAAGCTTGCTCTGTGCAGCTCGAGATATAGGATTGGCACTGACCGAGCATGGCGGGGTAGGAAATACCAGTTTATGGAGATGAACTTACAGAAGCGAATGGGCGGCCTCAAGGAAAAGATTCCTGATATTCAAAAGACGCTCGACTCAGTCAAGTTTCTCAAGCTAAAAAAGGTACACACATGCGGCGCCTGCACAAGCATTGCGATACTGATTCGAAGCAtaggacgatgatgaggccATAGAAACAACATTTGAACTTAATGACACTCTCTACTCAAAGGCGAAGATCCCTGCGACTGAGGAGGTATATATCTGGCTAGGAGTAAGACAACCGCTTCCCTAAATTGTTAGCACGGAGCTGACTTTTCTTTCCAGGCCAACGTGATGCTCTCATACCCCATAGACGAGGCAGAGACACTATTGAGTTCCAAGCTCTCGACGGCAAAGACAAGCTTGTCAAACTGCGAAGAGGACCTCGATTTTCTCCGCGAGCAGATCACAGTACGTTACCAGAGCTCCAGACACTTTTTTTTTCGAACTGCCACTAACTATGCATAGACCATGGAGGTCGCCGTGGCTAGAGTTTACAACTGGGAGGTGGTGCAGAAGCGAAAGGACAAGGCggtcgaggaggaagagaataAGAAGGTCAAGTCACAAGGTGACTAATCCCTAATCCATGTACTATGGTATACTCTCCTCTGTGTCTATGAAATGACGAAATATCTAAAAAGTAGGAGCAAAAATGGGAAAAGTACAATGCCTCTTTGACAAAACCGTAATGTGTTGGGCGCGGATGTATCTATCTACCCTTGGAGCTCGAAACAGTTGGGTTTCAAAATTATGATTGATCATAGTAAAATGTAACTTCATTTAGGTTGAAAAATACCTAAGAAAACACTAAATTTTTAAGCATGAGGTTCTGCAACGCAATCAAATTATctgtaccttagtaggtaagTGTaaataccttagtactaagATAGTACGGTGGTGACAGGGAAGACGCTGGGATTGGCTAGACGCCAATTAAATCTAAGCCCGATAATGCGATAAACTCGATTGGTGCATGCAAAATACTGTGGACAACAACCAGTTTACAACGTCACTGCGTACTATTTCGTAACCATCACCTATTTCTTCACGAATATTTTCCTGTCAAGTCATTACGCTAGCCTAGGAGATATGAGGGAGAGATGCTGAGAAGTGCAACCCGGGAGCTGAGGCGAGGATGGCGGGTGTCGCAGCATGTGGTGACCCAAGCCAGGGTAAGTTTTCGAGGACAATCACAGAATCCTGAAGCTCACAACCACGTTTTCTTTCCAGACCACCGACTACCCAATTTCTCTCCACTCTCGTCGGTTAAACTCCACATTCGATAGCATTGAATCTGCAATACTCGAGCGCCGCCAAAGTCACAATGCCTCACCATCCAAGGCCGAGCTCAGGGCTGAGCTAAGAAAACAGTTAAAACGAGACCGGGATTGTGGAAACATAACTGACCAAGAATTCGATGAGGTTGAAGCCGCGATACTGCAGCGCCGCACGGAAGCCTACAGAGCATCATTGAACCACGAATTCAAGCGGAATTTAGGCAATGAACAACATGACAAAGGCACAGAGCAACTAGGATTTCCGTCGAACTACTTGCGCACCCGAATTGAGCGAAGACTAAAGATGCAAAAAGGATGGGTGGACCAAAGTCCTGCCACTTTACTTCGCAGATATCTTGCTACAGATGATCCGGAACCAGGTCTACAGAAAGGCATCGCCGTTATTCGAAGTATGCGACTCCCCGTCATCTTAATGCAGATGCATATTCGAAGACAAGTAGCAGCCGACCCGGTAGGCATGAAGGAAATCGCCGAGGCTCTACCCTCAGAAGAGCAATGGCAGCGCTTGATGGGTATACTGGATTACAATGGGCATACGCAAGAATGTCTGAGCCAATATGTCGACATACTCTTCGCCAAGACTGATGAAGAACGATGTCACCTATTCATGGCAGACTCCAATGCGAAACCTGTTTTCATTTTTGGCTATCTTCTAAGGCTCGGATCGGGCATCAGTCAGGTCTCAACCTTGGACAATATGTTAGAATATTTCAAGACGAGATTGAGGACCACAGCAGAAAAGAAACGAGTTACGAGCATGAGATCGTATATCGAGGGACGTGCGCGGAATCAAATGCAAAAATTCTCAACACAAGAGGTTATGGAAAACATGGAACGACTTGCTTTCCACTGTCGTCGCATAG
This Fusarium poae strain DAOMC 252244 chromosome 3, whole genome shotgun sequence DNA region includes the following protein-coding sequences:
- the PRF1 gene encoding peptide chain release factor 1, which encodes MASKGKETETSKDAAPTNPRGIPYAPFVDKVEDYVTTRDDVEPTLRSFQEMISSRYRIGTDRAWRGRKYQFMEMNLQKRMGGLKEKIPDIQKTLDSVKFLKLKKDDDEAIETTFELNDTLYSKAKIPATEEVYIWLGANVMLSYPIDEAETLLSSKLSTAKTSLSNCEEDLDFLREQITTMEVAVARVYNWEVVQKRKDKAVEEEENKKVKSQGD